DNA from Ziziphus jujuba cultivar Dongzao chromosome 2, ASM3175591v1:
atctgttttacttttggcatcaaataatttgttaaaatattgaagcacataactgggatggtttttatttttttttgcattatttgtatcggGCGATGCTAAAGCTTATTGTGTCACATgttcaccttttatttattttttatttttttgggttttgtaaaaatataaatcaatctgttttacttttaacttcaaataaccagttaaaacaTTTAAGcacattatttgtatcaggcgacgctaAAGCTTATTGTGTCGCCTgttcaccttttatttatttatttatttattttgggttttgtaaaaatataaatcaatctattttacttttaacttcaaatagccagttaaaatatttaagcacataactatgatggttttgttttttttttttgcattatttgtatcaggcgactctcaagcatattgtgcgtcgcctgttcaccatttattgtaattatttttaatattgtttgaatttttgtaaaattggtatgtttaaaaccaaagttcatgcaaaacaaatattaccttatgagcgattttcacaaatttgtctatgatattttatatgtacaaacaaaagctattaacaaaagctagctatttcactaccatgcatagatattcattggtttgagatacttgtgatcatcgctgttgcccattcatctctgaattcgttgacattttcagcttgtaaccaagtgacaccttcgtactgaacatgagaaacttatgttaatacatatacgaataatcataaatattaattattacataatagaaatatgatgaaatcattaaattaataataatttaccattccttTTAAGTCTcggggaggaactttgcgcctaatgatatctcgcattatcatcataatatagtaaccgcattccgtactcccgggctgcatcggtgtctaaattgacaaacagtaaattatgtgtaatattagattatttaaattaactaacaactaataatgctaagtttatatatcgtaattaccttagtattttgccaccgaagtttcttttcagATGTCTTTCCTTtgttccatgcaacgaaggaactatatagaaatataaatattgtataagattatatagtagcttcaaaagtacaaatccaatataagaataattaattaaaaatattagagttattaacttactcgtcaaagtttttagatccttatcaattatattcttatgagtcttcaaagaatcaaaaaaccatgctactgctttgtataaatcaacaacacatagcatccaatgattcctaaaaacaccaataaatattttagttaatatgatgtttttcgaaattaatattttcacaacataatttaattaaaactaacacaatattaccttgcacaaTAAGGAAAGAACCaaagttgattatttcttgcatcttgtcatctactcaatatatttatcatccgttcatgagggtttggatgaccaaccgaagcaataatatccagatgaacaaagcaataattcccttcgaaggagcccgtcaatccctcacataaatgcctacataatccaattacaagtaattatagtgtataattaattaaatgaaagaattagttataaagacatccaaatttagtttaccttatgtagaacaagatgcattcggaagataattcttgcatgtaacaaaaattgtttatatcactCCTTGCTATGCccaactgttgttcttccccaaagatctcttttttcatattaaaaaaccataaatgatcgctatcgacgtccttgatccaacgtagcaactctcggatcgttggggtaacgactaagggatcaacattatcatcttgatcattctcaacatttaacctgttcgagcttccctacaaatatcaacaaacaacatttaaaatagaacaaaaacaaaattattttaaacgtcattaatatatatagctgcatcgaacaatacctcctcagatggcaagataacaagatctcttggccatgcaataaatgcaccttcagcatcaccgacacgtatgatgtcaaatgatggaataggcaaaggtgcaaatccatcaataacgtcatcaacagtgaccttataatttgctgcacctagcttcacaccatggcacatatccgttggcagcgaaggaaccaaagtgccacgtgctactatatggccaacattgccttgtgcaagattgcattttacaccctgcaaagttaaaaaaaaattaaaaaaaattaatatatgttcagatgacaatattccttcaacttaaagactcgatcccatgacctcatggcAGTAGGTAAGActcttcaaccatgggagctatatagataataataacccacttaaacatatttatatatatatatatatatatataatgaaataattacctcaagatagatccgaggagcatcaatccaagatgtagattgggtcctatgagcagcaacatcatcgacttgggtcccaggagcatcaacatcatcagctgggggggtcccatgagcagcaacatcatcgacttgggtcccaacAGCATCAATGTCATCGACTGGGGGGGTCCCTtgaccagcaacatcatcgacttgggtcccaggagcagcaaCAGTATCGGCTGGATGAGTGAGTGACGGAATGTCAATACCACATGCCCATATGAGCACATCAACTTGGGCAGtgctgctgctgcttgaatttctAACGATCGCCACCAGACCTTTGAGCAGCATCTCATAGACTgcattgtttccacttccctccgacttggtctttttttgtgaattcggcttaggagtatggaaaaagttagtcaccgtgtatccttttcctcgacccctaagcctacctccatactcctcttttcccaaaCCTTGTGTGAGGATATCCACCGAAGATGAAGGCCGAATTTCTCCTTCtattgccttcttctttaagtcattctacaatatattgtttaaatgattgaatatatcagtttatataataatgaactaaataataatatatgcaacaaatattcataaaaaatacaatactcacaattttttccgctacatgttcagtttcttcatttgcatattttccatccttccccatacgtgcccgtatccataggtcatctcggtctacataatcttcagtgcctctttcaagttgcttcaaaattacaaataaattaattttaataatgcaagtgatcaagtaacaatgacaaaattaatatggttaaatgtaaataaaaataaattgcatacaatggctctttctaatctcgcatagcccattgcacccatcctatgtggatacttgtttaattgttgtttttccgaatatttttgacttaatgcctacaaaagttataaacatacatattagaaaacccaaataacataagtcaccataacaaattttaatttttatataaataatgacagcgcaatttaatacaacattaacgtgcattaaataaaactatacctggaatttatccgacaacctttgttgcacaaaatcatcccacacctcttgacttatgaattcataaattgagggtcgatgcttcaacttttcgggtgtgtcaatatatggtcgaacaaaatatctatataagtaattcttgaattttctccatttgtcacaacaatcttttaaagttaccttcctaaaactatcatctttactcgtatattgctgcaaaattaaaatatatgtatatttagcaacattgattgacaagtaaatgcggtaagttagaaatgctagtaaaatgcatatatacaagctacaaatgcaaaaaaagGAATTCTAAaatcttcatcaattaaatatgattcataataaacaatatttaacaataatgcactccgtacctttattgatgcccagaggttatcttttaacctatctgacacatctctccaattaggtatattaattggtattgtgctcctagccaacgagccctccaaattgtttagtcgAATGGCCTTagagttaatagcaactccaacctcattatactgaggttccaagcttttgtttcccgTCAAATACTTCATaaggcctttcattgttgtagcccctcgttttctacaccttggggatgatgtattcgatctttccatatcactggatggtgatccagtgccatccccatccgagaggacatgttcattaaaaggatccataattctacatacaaaaaacataaacacaaattaatattactaacaatatgaacatagggtgtagtataatgaataaaccattaataacaataataaacgataaattcatgtaatttatttaccaagtgatgcagtaatagtatcttctcttaacatctatcctctttaacagtcattaacattttcaaactttgcatccAGCGACTAAATCACTAATGGATTTTGAGCCGTACAAACAACGTCATTTTAAGACACGCAACAGAGCACCATCTCTGATACCGTTGACATTTCCCACGCAATTTATAAAGGCTATATCTtgaatttaaccatataaacacataatacaaatattagcatatcattttgctttacatacaatcgaaccccactcaataaatatagctatttttccaaacaaaatttagctaacccattATCGACGACAAGACATGATTTTaacaacataaaaccccaccaaaattacagtaatgaacaaatatttaaaaaaacaaaaaaaaaaaccagcaaacagaatatttttttcagcaaacacatacaccaTCGAACCCCAAAacggatgaaaaacagcacacctttacaaatccagcaatcaagaggaacttcaagCCACCACAGCAGGCGACGGCAACAGCACGGCAGAAACCCAGCAACCCAATCCCGGTGACAAGACGGCAAAAATCCCAGCCACCCACCGCAATGGCGAAGTACAGAAGTATAAAGAAGAAACTACATcgcctataaaaattaaaaagcatataaattttaagtgttttgaaatgttaaataaaaaataaatatacttgaaagaaaatcagattgattaaaaaaattaaaaaaaaaaaactcattcatgttgtttaaatattttcactggtgatttgatgctgaaagaaaatcatattaattaaatagaaagatcacacaccaaaaaaaaaattatttgctaacaaaggatgcataaatattttatgcgtCTCTTGTAaccacaattaaaaaaaaaagtgttaatttaataagttgcttaaatattttcaaaggatatttgatgttgtaaagaaaatcaaattgagtcaaaaaaagaaacaaaaaaaattatatttgattataggcgacgcataaaagtgATTCcgcatcgcctattacttattaaaaaaaaaaaactagtttatgttgtttaaatattttcactgctgaTTTGATGATGaacgaaaatcagattgattaaacagaaagatcacacacaaaaaaataataataataattttttctaataAGCGATGCATAAAttctcttatgcgtcgcctgttaccatgatttaaaaaaaaatttgttaatttaataagttgcttaaatatttccacagggtttttgatgttgtaaataaaatcaaattgagttaaaaaaaaatttatatttgattataggcgatgcataaaagTGATtccgcgtcgcctattacttataaataaaaaataaaaaaaaaactagtttatgttgtttaaatattttcactggtgatttgatactgaacaaaaattagattgattaaacaaaaagactacacataaaaaaataataataataataataataatttttgctaacaagcgacgcataaattcttttatgcgtcgcctgttaccatgattttaaaaaaaaaaatttgttaatttaataagttgcttaaatatttccacagggTTTttaatgttgtaaagaaaatcaaattgagttaaaaaaaaaagaaacaaaaaaaaatttatatttgattataggcgacgcataaaagtgattttgcgtcgcctattacttataaattaaaaaaaaaatagtttatgttatttaaatattttcactggtgatttgatgctgaacgaaaatcatattgattaaacagaaagatcacacacaaaaaaataataataataatttttgctaacaagcgacgcataaaagaatttatgcatcgcctgttaccatgattaaaaaaaaaacaaattgttaatttaataagttgattaaatatttccacagggcttttgatgttgtaaagagaatcaaattgagttaaaaaaaaaagaaacaaaaaaaaaattatatttgattataggtgacgcataaaaaTGATTCCGCttcgcctattacttataattaaaaaaaaaaagaaaaaaaacctctagtttatcttgtttaaatattttcactggtgatttgatgctgaaagaaaatcaaagtgattaaacagaaagatcacacaaaaaaaatatatattatttgctaacaggcgacgcataaatacttttatgcatcacctgttaccatgaatttaaaaaaaaaaaaaggtgaatttaataatttgcttcaatattttcacaggatatttgatgttatacagaaaatcaaattgagttaaagAAAAGAgaccaaaacaaaattatatttgattataggcgacgcataaaaatgattccgcgtcgcctattacttataaataaaataaaaaaaaaataaaaaaaatcctagtttatcttgtttaaatattttcactggtgatttgatgctgaaaatcAAAGTGATTAAACAGAAAaatcacacaaaaaaaatatatattatttgctaacaggcgacgcataaatacttttatgcatcacctgttaccatgaatttaaaaaaaaaaaaaaaggtgaatttaataatttgcttcaatattttcacaggatatttgatgttataaagaaaatcaaattgagttaaagAAAAGAgaccaaaacaaaattatatttgattataggcgacgcataaaaatgattccgcgtcgcctattacttataaaaaaaataaaaaaaaatcctagtttatcttgtttaaatattttcactggtgatttgatgctgaaagaaaatcaaagtgattaaacagaaagatcacacaaaaatatatatatatatatatatatatatatatattatttgctaacaagcgtcGCATGAAtacttttatgcgtcgcctattaccatgaatttttaaaaaaaaaaatatgaatttgataatttgcttcaatattttcacaggatatttgatgttgtaaagaaaatcaaattgagtttaaaaaaaaacaaaaaaaaaggtattatatttgaaaacagGCGACGTGGAAAcattcttatgcgtcgcctattactgataataaagaaacaaaaaaaaaacactagtttatgttgtttaaatattttcactggtgatttgatgctgaacaaaaatcagattgattaaacaaaaagatcacacacaaaaaaaaaaaaataatttttgctaacaagcgacgacgcataaattcttttatgcgtcgcctgttaccatgatttaaacaaaaaaaaaagttcatttaataagttgcttaaatatttccacaggatatttgatgttgtaaagaaaatcagattgagtttaaaaaaaaaaacaaacaaaaaaaaaatttatatttgcttATAGGCGACGCGGAatcatttttatgcgtcgcctattacttataattaaaaaaaaaaaaaaaccctagtttatgttgtttaaatatattcactggtgatttgatgctgaaagaatatcagattgattaaacaaaaagatcacaaacccaaaaaaacaaattatttgctcataagcgacgcataaatattttaatgcgtCGTTTGTTATTTGAAATGAAGAAGCAAAtgtaatctattattttatttgagttcaaataaactatcactgatagccaaaaacatgaaagtgcaactcgttgaacatacttacgtcgagcaattggactatgggtccttgctttagatcaatttacaattgttatatcctatctcaaattatgtcgtgagatatgtttttgtgtttgtgtatactcatatatgtgaataattgaaaagagcattgatagaactgttttctatttttagatcgattgacttggtgttcattggaatgctatgtggaaatatttttagatgtaacttaaaaaaaaagtaactaaaatcaaaaaataaattttaattactattggataaggcgacccttttatatgtaaatgtgTCACATGTTTATCTCAATGAGTCGCTAGATCATCTAGTTTTTTAaacgaaaaattacaattttagagttattgccaaaagtttaagaaggaaataaacagtacttggagaaacttttttgttttaaaagaattaaaaaaaggcaTCTATGAAACTATTTATCCTTTAGCAACACAGTTTATCTCAATACATCGCCTGTTTatccattttcttaaaatttttggcgtgttttcaaattttatgcgggattttgaataccatttcttttcacaaaatatgtgttagtacacttcataataggtgttagaattggaagcaatctaaaagagacttgaagagtgggatatttcgtgtttaattttccatttgcttgcgttgctatctggaagttggatttctctgtgtcgccctcgtggttagcttggcttcttctttcttcgtctccatggttttggtgagtttcttttcgctttatgattggcagtgacatgtggtggattgggttattatttatttattcattataaccGAAGGTTAGGTttgctgggttttcttaatcttgtttttgtggataatttatttgcgatgggttttcttaatcttgcttttgtcgataatttgtttgcgatggttttcttaatcttgcttttgtcgataatttgtttgcaatgggttttcttaatcttgtttttgtcGATGATTTGTTTACGAtgagttttcttaatcttgcttttgtcgataatcttttttgtgatattgtttgatattgttctgcttagattggtagggaaatggataaatcgtggataacaaagtatagaacctcaagcgattttgctaagggggtgagtgaatttttgaaatttagtatggagaatgccaatgattgtaatgccatacggtgtccttgcatgcaaagtgggaatatgaaaatccatactattagggatattaaaggccatatatattggaatgggtttgatgtcaactatcggcgatggatttggcatggtgagtcatgtgctgatgggATTGGAtcatcttctcattttgggaatattaatgtagaatataatgaaaatgatagtagtagtaatagggatgtcaacggggcggggcggGGCCGGTTTTCCCCGTTTCTTTAGGTGCAGGGCAGGATCGGGGATTTTGCGGGGCGGGGACGGGGCGGGACGATTAtccccattttattttttaattgatatttttttaaaaaatttatataaaaaaattattttatgattaaaatataaagaaaatgactacaatgcaataaaaatataataaaatacatcaaggaacaaatttacaattataataaaatacatatttagaaaaataaataaaaaaaaaagaagaaaatgattttacataaataaaattttataaaaaaaataataaataaatatatatatatatatatatatcggggcgggttcggggcggggttattattccccgtccccGGCCCGTCCCCGACTCGGTTTTTAGATATTTGCCCCTAGCCCG
Protein-coding regions in this window:
- the LOC132800466 gene encoding uncharacterized protein LOC132800466, encoding MGKDGKYANEETEHVAEKINDLKKKAIEGEIRPSSSVDILTQGLGKEEYGGRLRGRGKGYTVTNFFHTPKPNSQKKTKSEGSGNNAVYEMLLKGLVAIVRNSSSSSTAQVDVLIWACGIDIPSLTHPADTVAAPGTQVDDVAGQGTPPVDDIDAVGTQVDDVAAHGTPPADDVDAPGTQVDDVAAHRTQSTSWIDAPRIYLEGVKCNLAQGNVGHIVARGTLVPSLPTDMCHGVKLGAANYKVTVDDVIDGFAPLPIPSFDIIRVGDAEGAFIAWPRDLVILPSEEGSSNRLNVENDQDDNVDPLVVTPTIRELLRWIKDVDSDHLWFFNMKKEIFGEEQQLGIARSDINNFCYMQELSSECILFYIRHLCEGLTGSFEGNYCFVHLDIIASVGHPNPHERMINILSR